Proteins from one Bacteroides mediterraneensis genomic window:
- a CDS encoding DUF3990 domain-containing protein has translation MRLYHASTVIVEHPDTTHSRDYLDFVRGFYLTSLHEQAIKYAERFLRRQKDAWLNVYELKDDLKEWNILRFNQYDKSWLDFVAACRSGEPTKEYDMIVGGIANDRVILTLDLYFAGEINQEEALKRLIFEKPNIQYCIRSDKMLQQCLTYIDSKKL, from the coding sequence ATGAGACTATACCATGCCTCTACTGTAATTGTGGAACATCCCGACACGACTCATTCCAGAGATTATTTAGATTTTGTACGTGGATTCTATCTAACCTCCTTACATGAGCAAGCCATAAAATATGCCGAACGTTTTCTACGCCGTCAAAAAGATGCCTGGTTAAATGTCTATGAATTAAAAGACGATTTAAAAGAATGGAATATTCTTCGTTTTAATCAATACGATAAATCATGGCTTGATTTTGTGGCAGCATGTCGATCTGGAGAACCTACAAAGGAATATGATATGATTGTAGGTGGAATTGCTAATGATAGGGTCATTCTCACACTTGATTTATACTTTGCCGGAGAAATTAATCAAGAAGAGGCTTTGAAAAGATTAATTTTTGAAAAGCCTAATATACAATATTGTATTCGATCGGATAAAATGTTACAACAATGCTTGACTTATATAGATAGTAAAAAGTTATGA
- a CDS encoding (deoxy)nucleoside triphosphate pyrophosphohydrolase encodes MAAVIVRDGKYFATQRGYGEFKDYWEFPGGKMEPGESREEALVREIREELDTDIRVEAFLTTVDCEYPSFHLTMHCYLCSVVSGSLVLKEHENAAWLKREELESVAWLPADVKVVEEIIAQAPC; translated from the coding sequence GTGGCAGCGGTCATCGTCCGCGACGGGAAGTACTTCGCCACCCAGCGCGGCTACGGCGAGTTTAAGGATTACTGGGAGTTTCCCGGCGGGAAGATGGAGCCGGGCGAGAGCAGGGAAGAGGCTCTGGTGCGGGAAATCCGCGAGGAGCTGGACACGGACATCCGGGTGGAGGCCTTCCTCACCACGGTGGACTGCGAGTATCCGTCGTTCCACCTCACCATGCACTGCTATCTTTGCTCGGTGGTTTCCGGCAGCCTGGTGCTGAAGGAGCACGAGAACGCCGCCTGGCTGAAGCGGGAGGAACTGGAGAGCGTGGCATGGCTTCCGGCGGATGTGAAGGTGGTGGAGGAGATTATTGCCCAAGCCCCCTGTTAA
- a CDS encoding DMT family transporter, giving the protein MKKLSKNALIGYPAGIITGITYGLNPLFAVPLMKHGAATESILFFRYLFAVLILALFLLVRRQSFRVSGQQAGILLILGLLYTSSSLFLFDAYEYIASGLATTLVFLYPVLVAIIMVFLKVVPSWPVWLAIAATFGGVLIMTQGDGTQALNPIGVLLSIGSALVYALFIVIINRSKAIASISNSLLTFYALSVGAIVFLGKILISDTALTAGLTHAHDWLNLVGLAFLPTVVSTATLAIASRNIGATKASVLGVFEPITAIVVGTVVFGEPLTTNIVVGITIAIVAVTFMITLTKR; this is encoded by the coding sequence ATGAAAAAGCTTAGCAAGAACGCCCTCATCGGCTATCCGGCGGGAATCATCACCGGCATCACGTATGGACTGAACCCCTTGTTTGCGGTTCCCCTGATGAAGCACGGCGCCGCCACCGAATCCATCCTCTTCTTCCGCTATCTCTTTGCCGTACTGATTCTGGCCCTATTTCTGTTGGTCCGCCGGCAGAGTTTCCGGGTTTCCGGACAACAGGCGGGTATCCTGCTCATCCTCGGACTGCTCTACACTTCGAGCAGCCTCTTCCTGTTCGATGCCTACGAATACATCGCTTCCGGACTGGCCACGACGCTGGTGTTCCTCTACCCGGTGCTGGTGGCCATCATCATGGTGTTCCTGAAAGTGGTGCCTTCCTGGCCGGTGTGGCTGGCCATCGCGGCAACCTTCGGGGGCGTCCTCATCATGACGCAGGGCGACGGCACACAGGCGCTCAACCCCATCGGTGTACTCCTTTCCATCGGTTCGGCCCTGGTCTACGCCCTCTTTATCGTCATCATCAACCGGAGCAAGGCCATCGCCAGCATCTCCAATTCTCTGCTCACCTTCTATGCCCTCTCCGTGGGAGCCATTGTGTTTCTGGGAAAAATTCTGATTTCCGATACCGCCCTCACCGCAGGTCTCACCCACGCACACGACTGGCTCAACCTGGTAGGACTCGCCTTCCTGCCGACGGTGGTTTCCACAGCGACTCTGGCCATCGCCTCGCGTAACATCGGGGCCACCAAGGCTTCCGTCCTCGGGGTGTTCGAGCCCATCACCGCCATCGTGGTCGGCACGGTTGTGTTCGGCGAACCGCTCACCACGAACATTGTCGTGGGCATCACCATTGCCATCGTGGCCGTCACGTTCATGATTACTTTGACCAAGCGGTAA
- a CDS encoding DUF3791 domain-containing protein, translating into MDKNILEFVTYCIGSLSRILHLPQREVYNRLKQSGILYGYIVPSYDVLHTFGSRYLMEDLIDFMKEKGVLEK; encoded by the coding sequence ATGGATAAGAATATTCTTGAATTTGTCACCTACTGTATTGGAAGTCTTTCACGGATTCTTCATTTGCCACAACGTGAAGTGTATAACAGGCTGAAACAGTCGGGCATACTGTATGGATACATCGTTCCTTCATACGATGTGCTTCACACATTTGGCTCCCGCTACCTGATGGAAGATTTGATTGATTTCATGAAGGAGAAAGGAGTGCTTGAAAAATGA
- a CDS encoding DUF3784 domain-containing protein, whose translation MNPFIPIFSAFFILLGLLVWRFPKLMAGYNTMTPEQQKKVDVKGLKAFMCRVFCAIGLLVFVGYLLLRLFMDEASAINVCSIVMPIAGVIYLLIGAQRYDHN comes from the coding sequence ATGAACCCTTTTATCCCCATCTTTTCAGCCTTCTTCATCCTGCTCGGCCTCCTCGTCTGGAGATTTCCCAAACTCATGGCTGGATACAACACCATGACGCCCGAGCAACAGAAAAAAGTCGACGTGAAAGGGCTCAAAGCCTTTATGTGCCGTGTGTTCTGTGCAATCGGCTTACTAGTTTTTGTGGGCTACCTGCTTCTAAGGCTTTTCATGGACGAAGCATCAGCTATCAACGTCTGTTCCATAGTAATGCCCATTGCAGGAGTCATTTATCTGCTGATAGGTGCTCAACGGTACGACCACAATTAA
- a CDS encoding Fic family protein — translation MHITFGEGNTRTTAVFTILYLRSIGFEVSNNLFADHSWYFRNALVRANYKNAQKGIDYTPVYLERFFRNLLLGDQWDLRNRYLHITPSSEWKNQPNLAETRKTGQAQDKFRTSSGQVQDKVHTDNPDIERLVAVIGKDQMSVKMMMEKLQLKGRDNFLRLYLFPALEEGFVTLLYPDKPRHPRQKYLLTVKGLALLSEL, via the coding sequence ATGCACATCACGTTTGGAGAAGGGAACACACGTACAACGGCTGTTTTCACTATTTTATATTTACGTTCTATTGGTTTTGAGGTGAGCAATAATCTGTTTGCCGATCATTCGTGGTATTTCCGTAATGCGTTGGTGAGAGCGAATTATAAGAATGCGCAGAAAGGGATTGATTACACACCTGTATATTTGGAACGCTTCTTCCGGAATCTGCTGTTGGGAGACCAATGGGACTTGCGCAATCGTTATCTTCACATTACCCCTTCCAGCGAATGGAAGAACCAGCCTAATCTGGCAGAAACTAGGAAGACAGGACAAGCTCAGGACAAGTTCAGGACAAGTTCAGGACAAGTTCAGGACAAGGTGCATACGGATAATCCGGATATAGAGCGTCTGGTAGCGGTGATTGGGAAAGACCAGATGTCCGTAAAGATGATGATGGAGAAATTGCAGTTAAAGGGGAGAGATAATTTTCTCCGTCTGTACCTTTTCCCAGCTTTGGAAGAGGGTTTTGTCACTTTACTGTATCCCGACAAGCCACGTCATCCCCGTCAGAAGTATCTTTTGACGGTAAAGGGACTGGCTTTGCTTTCGGAGTTGTAA
- a CDS encoding AEC family transporter: MDAIVTQMIILFILVIVGYYLSKKKMMDADFDRKLSGLVINVTCPSLILSSVMGDTLPDKELILPLLVVGFATYVVLIGAAFLLPRYLPVKVADRGIYSFMLAFGNVGFIGYPIVASIFGASAVFYASILNFPSTLLIFVFGTLFISGGEGKMRFDWRTLYCPAMIASYLSILIVVTGWVPPRVISTPFVLLGNVTVPAALLIIGSSIAQVPIRWMFGNTAIYLMAALRLMLVPLLILYLSRLCQVDETIANINVVLAAMPVASYGTLFCIQYQKGEVIMAEGTFLTTLLSVLSIPLLTMFL; this comes from the coding sequence ATGGATGCAATCGTGACGCAGATGATTATCCTGTTCATCCTGGTAATCGTCGGTTATTATCTGAGCAAGAAGAAAATGATGGATGCGGATTTCGACCGCAAACTTTCGGGACTGGTCATCAACGTGACATGCCCCAGTCTGATACTTTCGTCGGTGATGGGCGACACACTCCCGGACAAGGAACTGATTCTGCCGCTGCTCGTGGTGGGGTTCGCCACCTATGTGGTACTGATTGGAGCCGCCTTCCTGCTCCCGCGCTACCTGCCCGTCAAGGTGGCCGACCGTGGCATCTACAGTTTCATGCTGGCTTTCGGCAACGTGGGCTTCATCGGCTATCCCATCGTGGCCTCCATCTTCGGCGCCAGTGCGGTGTTTTACGCCAGCATCCTCAACTTCCCCAGCACACTACTGATTTTCGTGTTCGGCACCCTCTTCATCTCGGGCGGCGAGGGCAAGATGCGCTTCGACTGGCGCACGCTCTATTGTCCGGCGATGATTGCCTCGTATCTCTCCATCCTGATTGTGGTGACGGGATGGGTTCCGCCGCGCGTCATCAGTACCCCGTTCGTGCTGTTGGGTAATGTCACCGTACCTGCCGCCCTGCTCATCATCGGCTCGTCCATCGCCCAGGTGCCTATCCGCTGGATGTTCGGCAACACAGCCATCTATCTGATGGCGGCCCTGCGTCTGATGCTCGTTCCCTTGCTGATTCTCTACCTTTCCCGTCTCTGTCAGGTGGACGAGACCATCGCCAATATCAACGTGGTGCTGGCCGCCATGCCCGTGGCTTCGTACGGCACCCTGTTCTGCATCCAGTACCAGAAAGGGGAGGTCATCATGGCCGAGGGCACCTTCCTCACCACCTTGCTCTCCGTGCTGAGTATCCCGCTGCTGACGATGTTCCTGTAG
- a CDS encoding DUF3791 domain-containing protein — protein sequence MTEEEKKQIIMDAKYARIINDMSEMYHIPIDKAVDVFYNSETASLIDEGIADLHCRSDKYLATEIWNEYLENQN from the coding sequence ATGACAGAAGAAGAAAAAAAACAAATCATTATGGATGCAAAATATGCACGCATTATCAATGATATGAGCGAAATGTATCATATTCCCATTGATAAAGCGGTGGACGTATTTTATAATTCTGAAACGGCTAGTCTTATTGATGAAGGCATTGCAGATCTACATTGCCGGAGCGACAAATACCTGGCGACTGAAATTTGGAATGAATATTTAGAGAATCAAAATTGA
- a CDS encoding glutaredoxin-related protein: MIKIYGMDTCPDCTYVEAQVKGNDRYEIIDIGQHVKNLKAFLKLRDHSPVFDEAKRTGAAGIPCFVLEDGTVTLSPEDAGLHSRPVEEGATCNLDGSGC; encoded by the coding sequence ATGATCAAGATTTATGGAATGGACACCTGTCCCGACTGCACCTACGTGGAAGCACAAGTGAAAGGCAACGACCGATACGAAATCATCGACATCGGGCAGCATGTGAAGAACCTCAAGGCTTTCCTCAAGCTCCGCGACCACTCGCCCGTGTTCGACGAAGCCAAGCGCACCGGTGCGGCGGGCATCCCCTGCTTCGTGCTGGAAGACGGCACCGTGACCCTCAGCCCGGAAGATGCGGGACTGCATTCACGCCCTGTGGAAGAAGGCGCCACTTGTAACCTGGACGGAAGCGGTTGTTGA
- the mcrC gene encoding 5-methylcytosine-specific restriction endonuclease system specificity protein McrC: MTKNGTIWIRNVYYMLSYAFEELKKNNYEYIAREEFERIQDLFAEILYKGVSAQLKRGLHREYVSKTEDLSMLKGRLDIKGTINNRMRCRNVLRCEYDDLSENNLFNQVLKTTLSLLCHERSVLPVRKAKLKQLMSFFSEIDGIDLRNIRWNGFVYQRNNQTYRMLMNVCYFIIDGMLMTTEAGKYRMATFSDEHMCRLFERFVLEYYRVHHRELAPNPDRIAWNICTEETTMIDFLPAMRSDIVLHRGDRTLVIDTKYYSHAMQRRFDKPTIHSANLYQLFTYVKNLDVENTGKVSGLLLYAKTDEDITPDLTALFGKNRMRVKTLDLNQKFSSIARQLEDLLEW; this comes from the coding sequence ATGACTAAGAACGGGACTATCTGGATTCGCAACGTGTATTATATGTTGTCGTATGCTTTTGAGGAACTGAAGAAGAATAATTATGAGTACATTGCTCGTGAAGAGTTCGAACGGATCCAAGACTTGTTTGCTGAAATTCTTTACAAGGGAGTATCGGCCCAATTGAAACGTGGATTACACCGGGAATATGTGAGCAAGACAGAAGATTTATCGATGTTAAAGGGACGTTTGGATATAAAAGGAACCATCAATAACCGGATGAGATGTCGGAATGTGCTGCGTTGTGAATACGATGATTTGTCGGAAAATAATCTGTTCAATCAGGTACTGAAGACAACTTTGTCGCTTTTATGCCACGAACGGAGTGTGTTGCCTGTACGAAAAGCAAAATTGAAACAGTTGATGTCTTTCTTTTCGGAGATAGACGGGATTGACCTCCGGAATATCCGGTGGAACGGTTTTGTGTATCAGCGAAACAATCAGACATATCGAATGCTGATGAATGTATGCTATTTCATTATTGACGGCATGCTTATGACAACAGAGGCTGGAAAATATCGTATGGCGACCTTTTCGGACGAACACATGTGTCGTTTGTTTGAACGGTTTGTGTTGGAATATTACCGGGTGCATCACCGTGAATTAGCCCCTAATCCAGACAGAATTGCATGGAACATTTGCACGGAAGAGACCACCATGATTGATTTTTTGCCTGCGATGCGGAGTGATATCGTGCTGCATCGGGGAGACCGAACCTTGGTCATTGATACAAAATATTATAGTCATGCCATGCAACGCCGTTTTGACAAGCCGACAATTCATTCTGCAAATCTGTATCAGCTGTTTACCTATGTGAAGAATCTGGACGTAGAAAATACGGGGAAAGTGAGTGGTTTGCTTTTGTATGCCAAAACAGACGAAGATATCACTCCCGATCTTACAGCCTTATTCGGTAAGAATCGCATGCGGGTAAAGACACTTGATTTGAACCAGAAATTCTCTAGTATAGCTAGACAATTGGAGGATTTGCTTGAATGGTAA
- a CDS encoding AAA family ATPase has translation MCKPENLEYDGWMVGEEQDYTLYNTTGNKRRVFQHFLDARVGDKVVCYEANPTKQITGLAVISKESDGERICFRKVETLASPVELSEVKAVPELANMEFLVNPNGSFFHLTEKEYTTLLNLIREENDSIQPERSIEKYTKEDFLKEVFMSEQDFDTLQHLIRNKKNVILQGAPGVGKTFCARRLAQAMMGERDESRIALIQFHQNYSYEDFVMGYKPAGATFELQKGIFYKFCMLAANHPEKEYFFIIDEINRGNLSKIFGELLMLIEKDYRGEKLTLAYKDEKFFVPSNLYLIGMMNTADRSLALIDYALRRRFSFFEMKPGFDSEVFKVYLKEKDNVRLNELVEQVKELNRQIAADDSLGKGFEIGHSYLCTREAVTDEWLKEVVNYDILPMLREYWFDNKSEVDRWSNKLNGIFND, from the coding sequence GTGTGCAAACCCGAAAATCTGGAGTATGACGGATGGATGGTCGGAGAAGAACAGGACTACACACTCTATAACACAACTGGAAATAAACGGCGTGTCTTCCAACATTTCTTAGATGCCCGAGTAGGAGATAAGGTGGTCTGTTACGAGGCAAATCCCACTAAACAGATTACTGGACTGGCCGTAATCTCGAAGGAAAGCGATGGCGAAAGGATCTGTTTCCGGAAAGTAGAGACGCTGGCTTCGCCTGTAGAGTTGTCGGAAGTAAAAGCAGTACCTGAACTGGCAAATATGGAATTTCTGGTAAATCCGAACGGTAGTTTCTTCCATTTGACAGAAAAGGAATATACGACTTTGCTGAATCTTATTCGGGAGGAGAATGACAGTATTCAGCCGGAAAGATCCATTGAGAAATATACGAAAGAGGATTTTCTGAAAGAGGTGTTCATGAGTGAACAGGACTTTGATACTTTACAGCACCTGATTCGGAACAAGAAGAATGTGATTCTCCAAGGAGCTCCGGGGGTGGGAAAGACTTTCTGTGCCCGCCGTTTGGCACAGGCCATGATGGGCGAAAGGGATGAGAGCCGTATTGCGCTGATTCAGTTCCACCAGAATTATTCTTACGAGGACTTTGTGATGGGCTACAAGCCGGCAGGAGCGACCTTTGAGTTGCAGAAGGGTATATTCTATAAGTTCTGTATGCTTGCGGCCAATCATCCCGAAAAAGAATATTTCTTTATTATTGATGAGATTAACCGCGGAAACCTGTCGAAGATATTCGGGGAACTGTTGATGCTGATTGAGAAGGATTACCGGGGAGAAAAGTTGACGTTGGCTTATAAGGATGAGAAGTTTTTTGTACCGAGTAATCTGTATCTTATCGGTATGATGAATACGGCCGACCGCAGTCTGGCATTGATTGATTATGCGTTGCGTCGCCGGTTCAGTTTCTTTGAAATGAAACCTGGCTTTGACTCGGAGGTTTTCAAGGTTTATCTGAAGGAAAAAGACAATGTAAGGCTGAATGAGTTGGTGGAACAGGTGAAAGAACTGAACCGTCAGATTGCAGCAGATGATTCATTGGGAAAGGGATTTGAGATAGGGCATAGTTACCTGTGTACAAGGGAGGCTGTGACGGATGAATGGTTGAAGGAGGTGGTGAATTATGACATCCTTCCGATGCTGCGGGAGTATTGGTTTGATAACAAGTCGGAAGTGGATAGATGGTCGAACAAGTTAAACGGTATTTTCAATGACTAA
- the trxA gene encoding thioredoxin, with protein sequence METFYDVIAGDQLVLVDFFATWCQPCKMMHPVLQQMKEVLGDRIRIIKIDVDTHAALSQQYQIQSVPTLMLFRKGEVLWRMSGALPKAELLSHLDPFLR encoded by the coding sequence ATGGAAACATTCTACGACGTAATCGCTGGCGACCAGCTCGTGCTGGTGGATTTCTTCGCCACCTGGTGCCAGCCCTGCAAGATGATGCACCCCGTCTTGCAACAAATGAAAGAGGTGCTGGGCGACCGTATCCGTATCATCAAAATCGACGTGGACACGCACGCCGCCCTGTCACAACAATACCAGATTCAGTCCGTCCCCACCCTCATGCTGTTCCGCAAGGGAGAAGTGCTCTGGCGGATGAGCGGGGCACTGCCGAAAGCCGAACTGCTGAGCCATCTCGACCCTTTCCTGCGATAA
- a CDS encoding glycerate kinase, whose amino-acid sequence MRILLALDSFKGCLSSEEVEAAFSQALTARGVEVHALPMSDGGEGMLQAFIAALHGEMQEVEVHDPLMRPVTARYGLAPDGTAVIETAQACGLTRMTAEERNPLVATTYGVGELVAHAARHGCRRFIIGLGGSGTSDAGKGMLQGLTDCLALDGRIEEVLHGALSGCRFILASDVRNPLYGPEGAAHVFAPQKGATPEMVEKLDRRARQFAEESARRMGRDASSQPGAGAAGGLGYAFLQYLQATTQSGADLLLDLCGFDTLLTHTDLVLTGEGRADRQTLMGKLPERVMRRAQAHHVPTWLVAGQALDAEPLLQAGFSRVDSLTPEGMPLEEAIRPEVARENIGRWVESVCKENMI is encoded by the coding sequence ATGCGAATCTTACTTGCCCTCGATTCTTTCAAAGGCTGCCTCTCCTCGGAAGAGGTGGAAGCCGCTTTTTCGCAGGCCCTGACCGCCCGCGGCGTGGAAGTACATGCCCTCCCGATGTCCGACGGAGGTGAAGGCATGCTGCAAGCCTTTATCGCCGCCCTGCATGGAGAAATGCAGGAAGTGGAAGTGCACGACCCGCTGATGCGCCCCGTCACCGCCCGCTACGGTCTCGCACCCGACGGAACCGCCGTCATCGAAACCGCACAAGCCTGCGGACTGACCCGGATGACCGCCGAAGAGCGCAACCCGCTGGTGGCTACTACCTACGGAGTGGGTGAGCTCGTGGCCCATGCTGCACGCCACGGATGCCGCCGCTTTATCATCGGACTGGGCGGAAGCGGCACGAGCGATGCCGGAAAAGGGATGCTTCAGGGTCTGACCGACTGTCTGGCGCTGGACGGAAGGATAGAAGAGGTGCTGCACGGGGCACTCTCCGGATGCCGCTTCATCCTGGCCAGCGACGTGCGCAACCCGCTCTACGGACCGGAAGGAGCGGCTCACGTGTTTGCCCCGCAGAAGGGAGCCACACCGGAGATGGTGGAGAAACTGGACCGCCGTGCCCGTCAGTTTGCCGAGGAGTCGGCCCGCCGCATGGGCAGAGATGCTTCCTCCCAGCCGGGTGCCGGAGCTGCCGGGGGACTGGGATACGCTTTTCTGCAATACCTTCAGGCCACTACGCAATCGGGTGCCGACCTCCTGCTCGACCTCTGCGGTTTCGATACCCTCCTGACCCACACCGACCTGGTCCTCACCGGTGAAGGCCGTGCTGACCGTCAGACCCTCATGGGCAAGTTGCCGGAACGGGTGATGCGCCGCGCACAAGCTCACCACGTCCCCACCTGGCTAGTGGCCGGACAAGCCCTCGACGCCGAGCCGCTGCTCCAGGCCGGATTCAGTCGCGTGGACAGTCTCACGCCCGAAGGCATGCCTCTTGAAGAAGCCATCCGTCCGGAAGTTGCCCGGGAGAATATTGGAAGGTGGGTGGAAAGTGTGTGTAAAGAGAATATGATATAA
- a CDS encoding YitT family protein, with translation MNGKMTRKERLISFVWQHVLLFMALCIMTLGIALCVKSMLGASVISVLPYVFHDAGTEGLTPPLTIGLYTFLMNALLVVGQVGVLRRQFDPVQLFQLLVGLVFGMLIDLNLYFLSWLQPVAMWEKAVSQLAGCTILAAGISLEVRCGSVTMPGEGFPVALSKVMGIEFPKVKIAVDISLVLLGVVFSYLFFGKWQWHIIGVGTLFAMYYVGWVVRIASHHLHWFDRLLRYRPGFRRYIYGLARYIYRK, from the coding sequence ATGAACGGAAAAATGACGAGAAAAGAAAGACTCATCTCATTCGTCTGGCAACACGTACTGCTCTTCATGGCGCTGTGCATCATGACACTGGGCATCGCCCTCTGCGTGAAAAGCATGTTGGGAGCCAGCGTCATCAGCGTATTGCCCTATGTGTTTCACGATGCGGGAACGGAGGGACTCACCCCGCCGCTGACCATCGGACTGTACACCTTTCTCATGAATGCCCTGCTGGTGGTGGGTCAGGTGGGCGTACTTCGCCGGCAGTTCGACCCCGTACAGCTCTTCCAGCTGCTCGTGGGACTGGTATTCGGCATGCTGATTGACTTGAACCTCTACTTCCTCTCCTGGCTGCAACCCGTGGCGATGTGGGAGAAAGCCGTGTCGCAGCTGGCCGGATGCACCATCCTTGCGGCAGGTATCTCGCTGGAAGTGAGATGCGGAAGTGTGACCATGCCCGGAGAAGGTTTCCCCGTGGCCCTCAGCAAGGTGATGGGCATCGAATTCCCGAAAGTCAAGATTGCAGTCGACATCTCGCTCGTGTTGCTCGGCGTTGTGTTCAGCTACCTGTTCTTCGGGAAGTGGCAATGGCACATCATCGGAGTGGGCACGCTCTTTGCCATGTATTACGTGGGATGGGTGGTACGCATCGCCAGCCACCATCTGCACTGGTTCGACCGCCTGCTCAGGTACCGTCCGGGATTCCGGAGATACATCTACGGACTGGCACGCTACATTTACCGGAAATAA